In the Gossypium arboreum isolate Shixiya-1 chromosome 10, ASM2569848v2, whole genome shotgun sequence genome, one interval contains:
- the LOC108481730 gene encoding protein MAINTENANCE OF MERISTEMS-like yields MGSLIDNENKGHISSNINEMVEYRVLRGRIYNVGFQPDERVIPFLELAGFGLAALIRTFDLRYDLISALVERWRPETHTFHLPCGECTITLEDVAVQLGLPIDGNVVTGVSSISRPARLCYELLGHSPSEGKFATLRFSWLKANFEHLPNTATELEVMQAARGYIMHLIGGVLVPDSHGSELGVCSVSHAVPRTLSDDRSFCDGHRWMPYTAAVLGTLSDAILGIH; encoded by the exons ATGGGTTCGTTGATTGATAATGAAAATAAGGGTCACATATCGAGTAACATTAATGAGATg GTCGAGTACCGCGTATTGAGGGGTCGTATTTATAATGTAGGGTTTCAGCCGGATGAACGCGTAATACCGTTCTTAGAGTTAGCGGGGTTCGGATTAGCAGCATTGATCCGGACTTTTGATCTGCGATATGACTTAATTTCTGCTTTAGTCGAGCGATGGCGTCCGGAGACGCACACATTTCATTTGCCATGCGGGGAGTGCACCATAACTTTAGAGGACGTTGCAGTACAGCTAGGGCTCCCCATCGACGGGAACGTGGTCACGGGCGTAAGTTCAATCTCGAGGCCGGCTCGCCTTTGCTACGAGTTACTTGGACACTCCCCAAGTGAGGGGAAATTTGCCACATTGCGGTTTTCATggctaaaggccaattttgagcatttaccCAATACTGCCACTGAATTGGAGGTTATGCAGGCTGCTCGAGGTTACATTATGCACCTTATAGGAGGTGTACTCGTGCCGGATTCACACGGTAGTGAG TTGGGGGTCTGCAGTGTTAGCCACGCTGTACCGCGAACTTTGTCAGACGACAGATCCTTCTGCGATGGACATAGGTGGATGCCTTATACTGCTGCAGTCTTGGGCACTTTAtcggatgccattcttggcatccATTAG